A genome region from Arachis duranensis cultivar V14167 chromosome 6, aradu.V14167.gnm2.J7QH, whole genome shotgun sequence includes the following:
- the LOC107493127 gene encoding uncharacterized protein LOC107493127, translating into MAFASFLGRVLFASVFILSAYQQFNEYGVDGGPAAKALRPKIDTFIYRVQSQVGIQLPEIDVKFVVAGAIALKGLGGLLFIFGSSFGAFLLLLHQLVATPIQYDFYNYESEDKEFTQLFVKFTQNMALSGALLFFIGMKNSMPRRQPKKKVPKTKTY; encoded by the exons ATGGCCTTCGCCTCTTTTCTTGGCAGAGTACTCTTCGCCTCCGTCTTCATACTCTCTGCTTATCAACA ATTTAATGAATATGGAGTTGATGGGGGACCTGCAGCAAAAGCACTTAGACCAAAGATTGATACCTTTATATATCGGGTGCAGTCTCAAGTTGGTATTCAACTTCCAGAAATTGAT GTGAAATTTGTGGTTGCTGGGGCTATTGCTCTCAAGGGCCTTGGAGGGCTTCTCTTCATATTTGGTAGCTCTTTCGGAGCTTTCCTTCTG CTCCTGCACCAGTTGGTTGCTACCCCTATTCAGTATGATTTCTACAATTATGAAAGCGAGGACAAAGAATTCACTCAACTTTTTGTCAAATTCACTCAG AATATGGCTCTCTCCGGTgctttgttgttttttattggGATGAAAAACTCTATGCCCAGAAGGCAACCCAAGAAGAAGGTTCCCAAAACAAAAACCTATTAG